In Chaetodon trifascialis isolate fChaTrf1 chromosome 6, fChaTrf1.hap1, whole genome shotgun sequence, one DNA window encodes the following:
- the bmp2k gene encoding BMP-2-inducible protein kinase isoform X1, whose translation MKKFSRMPKSESGGLGGASASGSSSGVSSYFGKVFAVGRFQVTVEELVAEGGFSVVFLARTHSGVRCALKRMYVNNVPDLNVYKREITIMKELSGHKNIVGYLDSTINVVSDSVWEVLILMEYCKAGQVVKQMNQRLNVGFSEAEVLHIFCDACEAVARLHQCKTPIIHRDLKVENILLNDQGNYVLCDFGSATHKVLLPHKDGVTAVEDEIKKYTTLSYRSPEMINLYAGKAITTKADIWALGCLLYKLCFFALPFGESQVAICDGTFIVPDNSKFSFKLHCLIRYMLEPDQEKRPDIYQVSYFAFKLAGKDCPVPNLFNSPIPTSLPEPLTASEVAAKKSMTKARITDSVGPTETSIAPRQRPKAANSNVLPLTTVTPVKMTVPSAPVSNGQKAPTPGSGQPSVQPQPSSQQHRVLQQLQPGDLRLQQLQQQQHHHHQQQQALQQQHINAQQLQYLQYQQAVQQSLQLQQQQQQQALLQQQQQQQQQQQQMMMQPMYQQQVAQAQAQAQYAAMLHHYQQAFVQQQQQQQQQQQQQQQQHHHQQHQHQQQQQQQPHPAQQPLPFMSSPLEFQIPLGSYNATTPTVGTGAGTGQMGGPSPVDPSYTNPSRNPLLASDGITPPSQSCNSTVSNPPDMSGWNPFGEDNFSKLTEEELIDREFDMLRAKKPVERTASVETDRLQPAASTAKPLPSEDLFGSVPFVASAGTDVIKTEQTTEEVSVSAHISTTAEGLQPVAAKEHKPGKKSNSRPGEESDSDFESDPPSPKSSEDEELEEEEGLNSEHGEDTEPENIGQRPLLMDSEEEGEEDEDKHSSDSDYEANRVKSRSKKALASKAAAARSRPEEHSGMTLITPPESPSGARAAPAVDAVDVFGAVPFLGGASPVRPPENLDIFAKAPFRQVSHEERAADEFDVFTKAPFSRNLSKPGKSGSDVPIGQTPPVSPDGIDIFGFSPFQPGPTEPPPTTSRSAEDIFRRSFEESASPQQQRLKQRSLQKLSSRQRKTKQEATAGGSNGKRHHGTPTGGRKTNKPTYRTPERVRRHKKVGRRDSQSSNEFLSTSDSKENISVDITMAEGKDKGALPADEALLDPFGAKPFHPQDGSRHGQYQGLTDSKSDMGTANGKSWTGSLHGALGESKTMDDFGAVPFTEMVIHSGPQQQPPPSQPLELDPFGAAPFPSKQ comes from the exons GAGGCTTCTCAGTGGTGTTTCTGGCTCGTACGCACAGCGGTGTCCGCTGCGCTCTAAAAAGGATGTATGTCAACAATGTGCCGGACCTAAATGTCTACAAGAGAGAGATCACTATCATG AAGGAGCTGTCAGGCCATAAGAACATTGTTGGCTACTTGGACTCCACAATCAATGTGGTGTCAGACAGCGTCTGGGAGGTCCTGATCCTCATGGAATACTGTAAAG cgGGTCAGGTGGTGAAGCAGATGAACCAGCGGTTGAATGTGGGCTTCAGTGAGGCGGAGGTCCTCCACATCTTCTGTGATGCCTGCGAAGCCGTGGCCCGCCTTCACCAATGCAAGACACCCATCATCCACAGAGACCTCAAG GTTGAAAACATCCTGCTAAACGACCAGGGAAATTATGTGCTATGTGACTTCGGCAGTGCTACTCACAAGGTTTTACTGCCACATAAAGATGGTGTGACTGCCGTGGAGGATGAGATTAAGaa GTACACAACCCTTTCATATCGCTCGCCGGAGATGATTAACTTGTACGCAGGGAAAGCCATCACCACTAAAGCTGATATATGG GCACTTGGATGCTTGTTGTACAagctgtgtttctttgcacTTCCATTTGGGGAGAGTCAAGTTGCCATATGTGATGGAACCTTTATCGTTCCAGATAACTCCAAATTCTCCTTCAAGTTGCACTGTTTAATCA GATATATGCTCGAACCAGACCAGGAGAAGAGACCAGACATTTACCAAGTGTCCTACTTTGCCTTCAAATTAGCTGGAAAAGACTGTCCAGTGCCAAATCTCTTT AACTCTCCCATCCCGACGTCTCTCCCAGAGCCTCTAACAGCTAGTGAGGTTGCTGCTAAGAAAAGTATGACAAAAGCCAG GATAACAGACTCTGTGGGCCCAACGGAAACATCAATAGCTCCTCGACAGAGgccaaaagcagcaaacagcaacGTCCTGCCCCTCACCACTGTCACCCCTGTCAAGATGACTGTGCCTTCAGCACCTGTCAGCAATGGCCAGAAAG CCCCCACCCCTGGCTCAGGCCAGCCATCCGTGCAGCCCCAGCccagcagtcagcagcacagagtcctgcagcagctacagcctGGTGATCTGCGTCTacagcagctacaacagcaacaacatcaccaccaccaacaacaacaagcactgcagcaacaacatATAAATGCTCAGCAACTCCAATACCTCCAG TACCAACAGGCTGTGCAGCAGTCCctccagcttcagcagcagcagcagcaacaggccctcctccagcagcagcagcagcagcaacagcagcagcaacaaatgATGATGCAGCCAATGTACCAGCAGCAGGTTGCCCAGGCCCAGGCCCAGGCTCAGTATGCAGCCATG CTACACCATTACCAACAGGCttttgtccagcagcagcagcagcagcaacagcagcaacaacagcagcagcagcagcatcatcatcaacaacatcaacatcaacagcagcagcagcaacaacctcATCCTGCTCAGCAGCCTCTCCCCTTTATGTCCTCCCCTCTTGAGTTCCAGATTCCACTGGGTTCCTATAATGCGACCACACCCACTGTTGGAACTGGAGCTGGAACTGGACAAATGGGGGGACCATCGCCTGTGGATCCATCATACACTAACCCCAG TAGAAACCCCCTGCTTGCTTCAGATGGGATCACGCCACCTTCTCAGAGCTGCAACAGTACAGTCAGTAACCCCCCAGATATGTCTGGCTGGAACCCATTCGGAGAGgacaacttctccaagttgACAGAGGAGGAACTGATCGACCGGGAGTTTGACATGCTCAGAGCAA AGAAGCCAGTGGAGAGAACAGCCAGTGTGGAAACAGACCGACTGCAGCCTGCTGCCTCCACTGCCAAGCCCCTCCCATCAGAGGACCTGTTCGGATCAGTCCCTTTTGTGGCCAGCGCAG gtacCGATGTGATAAAGACTGAGCAGACCACCGAGGAAGTCAGTGTTTCTGCCCATATCTCAACCACTGCAGAGGGTCTGCAGCCGGTGGCAGCCAAGGAACACAAACCAGGTAAAAAGAGCAACAGCAGACCAGGTGAAGAGTCTGACAGCGACTTTGAGTCCGACCCTCCTTCACCAAAAAGCAGCGAGGAcgaagagctggaggaggaggaaggcctGAACAGTGAGCACGGTGAAGACACTGAGCCAGAGAATATAGGACAAAGGCCACTGCTGATGGACTctgaagaagagggagaggaggatgaagataaACACAGCTCTGACTCAGACTATGAAGCCAACAGGGTCAAGAGCCGCTCAAAGAAAGCTCTGGCCAGTAAAGCAGCTGCCGCCAGGAGTCGTCCTGAGGAGCATTCTGGCATGACTCTGATCACCCCTCCTGAGTCGCCCAGTGGAGCGagagctgctccagctgtggaTGCTGTGGATGTTTTTGGTGCTGTTCCTTTCCTTGGAGGAGCGTCACCTGTCAGGCCTCCAGAAAACTTGGACATCTTTGCGAAGGCGCCTTTCAGGCAAGTCAGCCATGAGGAGAGAGCTGCCGACGAGTTTGATGTTTTTACCAAAGCACCATTCAGCCGGAACCTCTCCAAGCCAGGCAAGAGTGGCAGCGATGTTCCCATTGGCCAAACGCCACCAGTTTCCCCTGACGGCATTGACATTTTTGGCTTCTCTCCCTTCCAACCAGGCCCCACCGAACCGCCTCCCACCACCTCTAGAAGCGCAGAAGATATCTTCCGGAGGTCTTTTGAGGAGTCAGCCAGCCCTCAACAACAGAGGCTGAAGCAGCGCAGCCTCCAGAAGCTGTCGTCACGCCAGAGAAAAACCAAGCAGGAGGCCACGGCAGGCGGCAGCAACGGCAAACGCCACCATGGTACGCCGACTGGAGGGCGCAAGACCAACAAGCCAACTTACCGCACACCTGAAAGAGTCCGCAGACACAAGAAGGTTGGCCGAAGAGACTCACAGAGCAGCAATGAGTTCCTTAGCACCTCTGACTCTAAAGAGAACATCAGCGTTGATATCACCATGGCTGAAGGGAAAGACAAAGGAGCTCTGCCAGCAGACGAGGCTCTTTTAGACCCTTTTGGAGCCAAACCTTTCCACCCTCAGGACGGCAGCCGGCACGGCCAGTATCAAGGACTCACCGACAGCAAGAGCGACATGGGCACAGCCAATGGAAAGTCCTGGACGGGCTCTCTTCATGGTGCTCTTGGAGAGAGCAAAACCATGGATGATTTTGGGGCAGTGCCCTTCACAGAAATGGTCATCCACAGTGGaccacagcagcagccgccGCCTTCGCAGCCGCTGGAGCTCGACCCATTTGGAGCTGCACCTTTTCCCTCGAAGCAGTGA
- the bmp2k gene encoding BMP-2-inducible protein kinase isoform X2: MKKFSRMPKSESGGLGGASASGSSSGVSSYFGKVFAVGRFQVTVEELVAEGGFSVVFLARTHSGVRCALKRMYVNNVPDLNVYKREITIMKELSGHKNIVGYLDSTINVVSDSVWEVLILMEYCKAGQVVKQMNQRLNVGFSEAEVLHIFCDACEAVARLHQCKTPIIHRDLKVENILLNDQGNYVLCDFGSATHKVLLPHKDGVTAVEDEIKKYTTLSYRSPEMINLYAGKAITTKADIWALGCLLYKLCFFALPFGESQVAICDGTFIVPDNSKFSFKLHCLIRYMLEPDQEKRPDIYQVSYFAFKLAGKDCPVPNLFNSPIPTSLPEPLTASEVAAKKSMTKARITDSVGPTETSIAPRQRPKAANSNVLPLTTVTPVKMTVPSAPVSNGQKAPTPGSGQPSVQPQPSSQQHRVLQQLQPGDLRLQQLQQQQHHHHQQQQALQQQHINAQQLQYLQYQQAVQQSLQLQQQQQQQALLQQQQQQQQQQQQMMMQPMYQQQVAQAQAQAQYAAMLHHYQQAFVQQQQQQQQQQQQQQQQHHHQQHQHQQQQQQQPHPAQQPLPFMSSPLEFQIPLGSYNATTPTVGTGAGTGQMGGPSPVDPSYTNPRNPLLASDGITPPSQSCNSTVSNPPDMSGWNPFGEDNFSKLTEEELIDREFDMLRAKKPVERTASVETDRLQPAASTAKPLPSEDLFGSVPFVASAGTDVIKTEQTTEEVSVSAHISTTAEGLQPVAAKEHKPGKKSNSRPGEESDSDFESDPPSPKSSEDEELEEEEGLNSEHGEDTEPENIGQRPLLMDSEEEGEEDEDKHSSDSDYEANRVKSRSKKALASKAAAARSRPEEHSGMTLITPPESPSGARAAPAVDAVDVFGAVPFLGGASPVRPPENLDIFAKAPFRQVSHEERAADEFDVFTKAPFSRNLSKPGKSGSDVPIGQTPPVSPDGIDIFGFSPFQPGPTEPPPTTSRSAEDIFRRSFEESASPQQQRLKQRSLQKLSSRQRKTKQEATAGGSNGKRHHGTPTGGRKTNKPTYRTPERVRRHKKVGRRDSQSSNEFLSTSDSKENISVDITMAEGKDKGALPADEALLDPFGAKPFHPQDGSRHGQYQGLTDSKSDMGTANGKSWTGSLHGALGESKTMDDFGAVPFTEMVIHSGPQQQPPPSQPLELDPFGAAPFPSKQ, from the exons GAGGCTTCTCAGTGGTGTTTCTGGCTCGTACGCACAGCGGTGTCCGCTGCGCTCTAAAAAGGATGTATGTCAACAATGTGCCGGACCTAAATGTCTACAAGAGAGAGATCACTATCATG AAGGAGCTGTCAGGCCATAAGAACATTGTTGGCTACTTGGACTCCACAATCAATGTGGTGTCAGACAGCGTCTGGGAGGTCCTGATCCTCATGGAATACTGTAAAG cgGGTCAGGTGGTGAAGCAGATGAACCAGCGGTTGAATGTGGGCTTCAGTGAGGCGGAGGTCCTCCACATCTTCTGTGATGCCTGCGAAGCCGTGGCCCGCCTTCACCAATGCAAGACACCCATCATCCACAGAGACCTCAAG GTTGAAAACATCCTGCTAAACGACCAGGGAAATTATGTGCTATGTGACTTCGGCAGTGCTACTCACAAGGTTTTACTGCCACATAAAGATGGTGTGACTGCCGTGGAGGATGAGATTAAGaa GTACACAACCCTTTCATATCGCTCGCCGGAGATGATTAACTTGTACGCAGGGAAAGCCATCACCACTAAAGCTGATATATGG GCACTTGGATGCTTGTTGTACAagctgtgtttctttgcacTTCCATTTGGGGAGAGTCAAGTTGCCATATGTGATGGAACCTTTATCGTTCCAGATAACTCCAAATTCTCCTTCAAGTTGCACTGTTTAATCA GATATATGCTCGAACCAGACCAGGAGAAGAGACCAGACATTTACCAAGTGTCCTACTTTGCCTTCAAATTAGCTGGAAAAGACTGTCCAGTGCCAAATCTCTTT AACTCTCCCATCCCGACGTCTCTCCCAGAGCCTCTAACAGCTAGTGAGGTTGCTGCTAAGAAAAGTATGACAAAAGCCAG GATAACAGACTCTGTGGGCCCAACGGAAACATCAATAGCTCCTCGACAGAGgccaaaagcagcaaacagcaacGTCCTGCCCCTCACCACTGTCACCCCTGTCAAGATGACTGTGCCTTCAGCACCTGTCAGCAATGGCCAGAAAG CCCCCACCCCTGGCTCAGGCCAGCCATCCGTGCAGCCCCAGCccagcagtcagcagcacagagtcctgcagcagctacagcctGGTGATCTGCGTCTacagcagctacaacagcaacaacatcaccaccaccaacaacaacaagcactgcagcaacaacatATAAATGCTCAGCAACTCCAATACCTCCAG TACCAACAGGCTGTGCAGCAGTCCctccagcttcagcagcagcagcagcaacaggccctcctccagcagcagcagcagcagcaacagcagcagcaacaaatgATGATGCAGCCAATGTACCAGCAGCAGGTTGCCCAGGCCCAGGCCCAGGCTCAGTATGCAGCCATG CTACACCATTACCAACAGGCttttgtccagcagcagcagcagcagcaacagcagcaacaacagcagcagcagcagcatcatcatcaacaacatcaacatcaacagcagcagcagcaacaacctcATCCTGCTCAGCAGCCTCTCCCCTTTATGTCCTCCCCTCTTGAGTTCCAGATTCCACTGGGTTCCTATAATGCGACCACACCCACTGTTGGAACTGGAGCTGGAACTGGACAAATGGGGGGACCATCGCCTGTGGATCCATCATACACTAACCCCAG AAACCCCCTGCTTGCTTCAGATGGGATCACGCCACCTTCTCAGAGCTGCAACAGTACAGTCAGTAACCCCCCAGATATGTCTGGCTGGAACCCATTCGGAGAGgacaacttctccaagttgACAGAGGAGGAACTGATCGACCGGGAGTTTGACATGCTCAGAGCAA AGAAGCCAGTGGAGAGAACAGCCAGTGTGGAAACAGACCGACTGCAGCCTGCTGCCTCCACTGCCAAGCCCCTCCCATCAGAGGACCTGTTCGGATCAGTCCCTTTTGTGGCCAGCGCAG gtacCGATGTGATAAAGACTGAGCAGACCACCGAGGAAGTCAGTGTTTCTGCCCATATCTCAACCACTGCAGAGGGTCTGCAGCCGGTGGCAGCCAAGGAACACAAACCAGGTAAAAAGAGCAACAGCAGACCAGGTGAAGAGTCTGACAGCGACTTTGAGTCCGACCCTCCTTCACCAAAAAGCAGCGAGGAcgaagagctggaggaggaggaaggcctGAACAGTGAGCACGGTGAAGACACTGAGCCAGAGAATATAGGACAAAGGCCACTGCTGATGGACTctgaagaagagggagaggaggatgaagataaACACAGCTCTGACTCAGACTATGAAGCCAACAGGGTCAAGAGCCGCTCAAAGAAAGCTCTGGCCAGTAAAGCAGCTGCCGCCAGGAGTCGTCCTGAGGAGCATTCTGGCATGACTCTGATCACCCCTCCTGAGTCGCCCAGTGGAGCGagagctgctccagctgtggaTGCTGTGGATGTTTTTGGTGCTGTTCCTTTCCTTGGAGGAGCGTCACCTGTCAGGCCTCCAGAAAACTTGGACATCTTTGCGAAGGCGCCTTTCAGGCAAGTCAGCCATGAGGAGAGAGCTGCCGACGAGTTTGATGTTTTTACCAAAGCACCATTCAGCCGGAACCTCTCCAAGCCAGGCAAGAGTGGCAGCGATGTTCCCATTGGCCAAACGCCACCAGTTTCCCCTGACGGCATTGACATTTTTGGCTTCTCTCCCTTCCAACCAGGCCCCACCGAACCGCCTCCCACCACCTCTAGAAGCGCAGAAGATATCTTCCGGAGGTCTTTTGAGGAGTCAGCCAGCCCTCAACAACAGAGGCTGAAGCAGCGCAGCCTCCAGAAGCTGTCGTCACGCCAGAGAAAAACCAAGCAGGAGGCCACGGCAGGCGGCAGCAACGGCAAACGCCACCATGGTACGCCGACTGGAGGGCGCAAGACCAACAAGCCAACTTACCGCACACCTGAAAGAGTCCGCAGACACAAGAAGGTTGGCCGAAGAGACTCACAGAGCAGCAATGAGTTCCTTAGCACCTCTGACTCTAAAGAGAACATCAGCGTTGATATCACCATGGCTGAAGGGAAAGACAAAGGAGCTCTGCCAGCAGACGAGGCTCTTTTAGACCCTTTTGGAGCCAAACCTTTCCACCCTCAGGACGGCAGCCGGCACGGCCAGTATCAAGGACTCACCGACAGCAAGAGCGACATGGGCACAGCCAATGGAAAGTCCTGGACGGGCTCTCTTCATGGTGCTCTTGGAGAGAGCAAAACCATGGATGATTTTGGGGCAGTGCCCTTCACAGAAATGGTCATCCACAGTGGaccacagcagcagccgccGCCTTCGCAGCCGCTGGAGCTCGACCCATTTGGAGCTGCACCTTTTCCCTCGAAGCAGTGA